The following are encoded in a window of Ruficoccus amylovorans genomic DNA:
- a CDS encoding HDOD domain-containing protein — protein MPDAFTVGNYCQARIASYPEIERRLRECPTIASFQGIRSSLLALSADTNVPVQEIAHLLGKDQALTARLLRMVNSVFGGLTVKVSNIEEAIFFLGLRQVHDLILSAQVFEQMRKPVGNTAYLNWEDIIRHSVASAILCREVLSISTGLREDDTYYLIGLLHNIGKLVMLHVFPEELEVSMGFCESDPSHFEQHERSAFGWSHADLGSLYLAHNGLPNDIVEAVCFHHAPDQAPANSKLAAGAQLADIIARQAGFCCGFEPPPTQPCCQWEEEPAWTLLFGNDPADWKRPHSAVTECLKRLPALTHGLT, from the coding sequence ATGCCTGACGCATTCACAGTAGGCAATTACTGCCAGGCGCGGATAGCTTCTTATCCCGAGATCGAGCGGCGGCTGCGGGAATGCCCGACCATCGCTTCGTTTCAGGGCATCAGGTCTTCCCTGCTGGCCCTTTCTGCCGATACGAATGTCCCGGTGCAGGAAATCGCGCATCTGCTCGGAAAGGACCAGGCGCTCACCGCCCGGCTGCTGCGCATGGTCAACTCCGTTTTCGGGGGACTGACCGTCAAGGTTTCCAACATCGAAGAGGCGATTTTTTTCCTCGGTTTACGTCAGGTCCACGACCTGATCCTCTCCGCCCAGGTATTTGAACAGATGCGCAAGCCGGTCGGCAATACCGCGTACCTGAACTGGGAGGACATCATCCGGCACTCTGTCGCCTCCGCCATCCTCTGCCGTGAAGTCCTCTCGATCAGCACCGGACTGCGTGAAGACGATACCTATTACCTCATTGGGCTGCTCCACAACATCGGCAAGCTCGTCATGCTCCATGTCTTTCCAGAAGAGCTGGAGGTCTCGATGGGCTTCTGCGAAAGTGACCCCAGTCACTTTGAGCAACACGAGCGCAGCGCTTTCGGCTGGTCTCACGCCGACCTCGGCTCCCTCTACCTCGCCCACAATGGACTGCCGAACGACATCGTCGAAGCCGTGTGCTTCCATCACGCCCCCGATCAGGCACCGGCAAACTCCAAGCTCGCTGCCGGCGCTCAACTGGCCGATATTATCGCCCGCCAGGCCGGCTTTTGCTGCGGCTTCGAGCCACCGCCCACTCAGCCCTGCTGCCAGTGGGAAGAAGAACCCGCCTGGACACTGCTGTTCGGTAACGATCCGGCCGACTGGAAGCGGCCCCATTCCGCTGTCACTGAGTGTCTGAAACGGCTCCCCGCCCTGACCCACGGCCTGACCTGA
- a CDS encoding flagellar biosynthesis repressor FlbT yields the protein MPLKLKLAPGERVYINGALMRNVGGTCEIEMINQVPLLREKDLLVESDARTPCARLYLLIQTLYLDSPEDERTYAMAAELIKAIIQAAPSTDSYFDEILLRLNKREFYHALRATQKLLAYERELLNHAK from the coding sequence ATGCCCCTCAAACTCAAACTCGCGCCCGGAGAACGGGTTTACATTAACGGAGCCCTCATGCGCAACGTCGGTGGCACCTGCGAAATAGAAATGATCAACCAGGTCCCCCTCCTGCGGGAAAAGGACCTGCTGGTCGAAAGCGACGCGCGCACCCCCTGCGCGCGGCTCTACCTGCTGATCCAGACCCTCTACCTCGACAGCCCGGAAGACGAGCGGACCTACGCCATGGCGGCGGAACTCATCAAGGCCATTATACAGGCCGCGCCGAGTACAGATAGCTATTTTGACGAGATTCTGCTCCGCCTCAACAAGCGCGAATTTTATCACGCCCTGCGGGCAACCCAGAAACTCTTAGCCTATGAACGCGAGCTGTTGAACCATGCGAAATGA